Proteins co-encoded in one Brassica rapa cultivar Chiifu-401-42 chromosome A02, CAAS_Brap_v3.01, whole genome shotgun sequence genomic window:
- the LOC103852735 gene encoding probable magnesium transporter NIPA4 has protein sequence MAESGGGGWRDSYKGMSSDNIKGLVLAISSSLFIGASFIVKKKGLKKAGATGTRAGVGGYSYLYEPLWWIGVTTMLLGEIANFAAYAFAPAILVTPLGALSIIISAVLAHIILLEKLHIFGVLGCALCVVGSTTIVLHAPQEQEIGSVLEVWNLATEPAFMFYASLIIGAAVFLIVRYVPQYGQTNVMVYIGICSLVGSLSVMSVKALGIALKLTFSGTNQLFYPQTWVFTLVVLTCVVTQLNYLNKALDTFNTAIVSPIYYVMFTSLTILASVIMFKDWDRQNGTQIVTEMCGFVTILSGTFLLHRTKDMVEGSPVILPVRISKHADEDGFESEGIPLRRQESLRLP, from the exons ATGGCGGAATCAGGAGGAGGAGGGTGGAGAGATTCGTATAAAGGGATGTCCTCTGATAACATCAAGGGCTTGGTGCTGGCCATTTCCTCTAGCTTATTCATCGGAGCTAGCTTCATCGTTAAGAAGAAAGGTCTCAAGAAAGCAGGAGCCACTGGCACTAGGGCTG GTGTTGGTGGGTACTCTTATCTTTACGAGCCTCTTTGGTGGATCGGCGTCACAACAA TGTTACTTGGTGAGATTGCCAATTTTGCTGCTTATGCATTTGCACCGGCTATACTTGTTACTCCTCTAGGCGCTCTCAGTATCATTATCAG TGCTGTCTTAGCTCATATCATATTACTCGAGAAGCTGCACATCTTTGGAGTTCTTGGCTGCGCCTTATGTGTTGTGGGTTCCACCACAATCGTCCTACATGCCCCTCAAGAGCAAGAGATTGGTTCCGTGCTTGAAGTTTGGAATCTTGCAACAGAGCCAG CATTCATGTTCTATGCAAGCCTAATCATTGGGGCAGCTGTGTTTCTCATCGTCCGTTATGTGCCTCAATATGGGCAGACAAATGTTATGGTCTATATCGGTATTTGTTCGCTTGTGGGATCATTATCG GTGATGAGCGTTAAAGCACTTGGAATAGCACTGAAGCTGACATTTTCTGGaacaaatcaattattttatcCTCAAACTTGGGTATTTACCTTGGTTGTACTTACCTGTGTTGTAACCCAATTGAACTACTTAAACAAG GCACTTGACACATTCAATACAGCTATAGTATCTCCTATATACTACGTAATGTTCACATCACTAACTATATTGGCCAGTGTTATCATGTTTAAG GACTGGGATCGGCAAAATGGTACTCAAATTGTCACAGAGATGTGTGGATTTGTTACAATACTTTCAGGCACTTTTCTTCTCCATAGAACCAAAGACATGGTCGAGG GTTCACCGGTAATACTACCAGTGCGTATAAGCAAGCATGCTGATGAAGATGGGTTTGAATCAGAAGGCATTCCACTTAGACGCCAAGAATCTCTCCGGTTACCTTAA
- the LOC103852736 gene encoding uncharacterized protein LOC103852736 codes for MALNRVCSEDFSFPLLTSRVPRIGSPPLWKPSPERGLARPVIGKDGDNDLSKSFSYVERRRSLWSDKAEEKMDMLWEDLNEELPPRRSQSLRNELSGDGGEKKKASLLIDESSAVAVGCGMKLTKKTQPKKKKGPNVLVLMRVLKKLLVLRSSSQRSPAKTHPR; via the coding sequence ATGGCTCTGAACAGAGTGTGTTCCGAAGATTTCAGCTTTCCATTGCTCACTTCCCGAGTTCCCCGCATCGGTTCACCTCCACTGTGGAAACCCTCGCCGGAGAGAGGTTTGGCGAGACCAGTCATCGGAAAGGACGGTGATAACGATCTGTCGAAGAGCTTCTCTTATGTGGAAAGAAGGAGAAGTCTTTGGAGTGATAAAGCAGAGGAGAAAATGGATATGTTGTGGGAAGATCTTAACGAAGAACTGCCCCCGAGGAGAAGCCAGAGTCTTAGGAACGAGCTCAGCGGAGATGgtggagagaagaagaaagcgtCTTTGTTAATCGACGAGAGCTCCGCCGTGGCCGTGGGGTGCGGGATGAAGTTAACGAAGAAGACGCagccgaagaagaagaaaggtccGAACGTGTTGGTGTTGATGAGGGTTTTAAAGAAGCTTCTTGTTTTACGAAGTTCGTCTCAGAGATCGCCGGCGAAAACTCATCCGCGGTGA
- the LOC103852737 gene encoding histidinol-phosphate aminotransferase 1, chloroplastic has protein sequence MGVLDVQGPPSSYILRKSQPLRRNITRVHCKNLTTMGDSFIRPHLRQLAAYQPILPFEVLSAQLGRKPEDIVKLDANENPYGPPPEVFEALGNMKFPYVYPDPQSRRLRDALAQDSGLEPEYILVGCGADELIDLIMRCVLDPGEKIVDCPPTFSMYVFDAAVNGAGVIKVPRNPDFSLNVDRIAQVVELEKPKCIFLTSPNNPDGSIISEKDLLKILDMPILVVLDEAYIEFSGVESRMQWVKKYENLIVLRTFSKRAGLAGLRVGYGAFPLSIIEYMWRAKQPYNVSVAGEVAALAALSNGKYLEDVRDALVRERERLFGLLKEVPFLNPYPSYSNFILCEVTSGMDAKKLKEDLAKMGVMVRHYNSQELKGYVRVSAGKPEHTDALMDCLKQFY, from the exons ATGGGTGTGCTCGATGTTCAGGGCCCTCCATCGTCTTATATTCTACGAAAGTCTCAACCTTTGAGGAGAAACATCACTAGAGTTCATTGTAAGAACTTAACAACCATGGGAGACTCTTTCATCCGTCCACATTTGAGGCAACTAGCTGCTTATCAACCAATCTTACCCTTTGAG GTCCTGTCTGCTCAATTAGGAAGAAAGCCTGAGGATATCGTCAAGTTAGATGCCAACGAGAACCCTTATGGTCCTCCTCCTGAG GTTTTTGAAGCATTAGGTAATATGAAGTTCCCTTACGTCTATCCCGATCCTCAAAGTCGTAGGCTTCGTGATGCACTTGCTCAAGACTCTGGTCTTGAGCCTGAGTACATCCTTGTTGGTTGTGGCGCTGATGAGCTAATAGACTTGATCATGAG ATGTGTGTTGGATCCTGGGGAGAAGATTGTAGACTGTCCTCCTACTTTCTCAATGTATGTGTTTGATGCTGCTGTGAACGGAGCAGGTGTCATTAAAG TTCCAAGGAACCCTGATTTCAGCTTGAACGTAGACCGCATTGCTCAAGTTGTTGAACTAGAGAAACCCAAATGCATCTTCCTAACTTCTCCCAACAATCCAGATGGAAG taTCATCAGTGAAAAGGATCTGTTGAAGATTCTAGACATGCCAATACTTGTTGTCCTAGATGAGGCTTACATAGAGTTCTCAGGAGTTGAATCAAGGATGCAATGGGTGAAGAAGTATGAGAACCTCATCGTTCTCCGCACATTTAGCAAACGAGCTG GTTTGGCCGGGCTTCGAGTTGGATATGGAGCGTTTCCACTGAGCATAATCGAGTACATGTGGAGAGCTAAGCAACCATACAACGTCTCTGTTGCAGGGGAAGTAGCAGCATTAGCTGCACTCTCAAATGGGAAGTACTTAGAAGATGTGAGAGACGCGTTGGTACGCGAAAGAGAGAGGCTTTTTGGGCTTTTGAAGGAAGTCCCTTTCTTGAATCCTTACCCGAGCTACTCGAACTTCATTCTCTGTGAGGTTACTTCTGGAATGGATGCAAAGAAGCTGAAAGAGGATTTGGCTAAAATGGGTGTGATGGTGCGTCATTACAATAGTCAAGAGCTTAAAGGTTATGTCAGAGTTTCTGCTGGAAAGCCTGAACATACTGATGCTCTCATGGATTGTCTTAAGCAGTTTTATTGA
- the LOC103852738 gene encoding NAC domain-containing protein 30 — protein sequence MDNIMQSCMPPGFRFHPTEEELVGYYLDGKINSMKTALDVIVDIDLYKMEPWDIQARCKLEYEEQNEWYFFSHKDRKYPTGTRTNRATAAGFWKATGRDKAVLSKNSVIGMRKTLVYYKGRAPNGRKSDWIMHEYRLQNSELAPVQEEGWVVCRAFRKPIPNQRPLGYEPWQNQLYHVDDKNYYSSSETTNTSHHIGASSSSQNLNQMVMSNNHYNANNPSSTMHQYGNIELPQLDSPSLSPSLGTNKDQNESLEQEEEKSFNYVDWRILDSLLEIQATHPQNRNVLVSSLATQSYNPEQSFPSMHQNYNYEIEANIHHSFGCFPDS from the exons ATGGACAACATAATGCAATCGTGTATGCCACCGGGATTCCGATTTCATCCAACAGAGGAAGAGCTCGTTGGTTATTACCTAGATGGGAAGATCAATTCAATGAAGACTGCTTTAGATGTCATTGTAGACATTGACCTCTACAAAATGGAGCCATGGGATATTCAAG CGAGATGTAAACTAGAGTATGAAGAGCAAAACGAGTGGTACTTCTTTAGCCACAAGGATAGGAAGTATCCGACCGGGACTAGGACCAATAGAGCAACGGCCGCCGGGTTCTGGAAGGCCACCGGTAGAGACAAGGCGGTACTTTCAAAGAATAGTGTCATAGGAATGCGGAAGACACTTGTCTACTACAAAGGTCGAGCTCCTAATGGAAGAAAATCAGATTGGATCATGCACGAATACCGCCTCCAAAACTCCGAGCTTGCCCCGGTTCAA GAGGAAGGTTGGGTGGTGTGTCGAGCATTTAGGAAGCCGATTCCAAACCAGAGGCCATTAGGGTACGAGCCATGGCAGAACCAGCTCTACCACGTTGATGATAAAAATTACTACTCATCTTCAGAGACAACGAACACGAGTCACCATATCGGTGCCTCTTCATCGAGCCAAAACCTTAACCAAATGGTCATGAGTAATAATCACTACAATGCCAATAATCCATCCTCAACGATGCATCAATATGGCAATATCGAGCTCCCACAGCTAGACAGTCCTAGCTTGtcgccaagtctagggacgaaTAAAGATCAGAACGAGAGTTTGgagcaagaagaagagaagagctTCAACTATGTGGACTGGAGAATACTAGATAGCTTGCTTGAGATACAAGCCACACATCCACAAAACCGTAATGTCCTTGTGTCTTCGTTAGCAACGCAGTCTTATAATCCGGAACAGAGCTTCCCTTCCATGCATCAAAACTATAATTATGAGATCGAAgctaatattcatcattctttTGGATGCTTCCCTGactcctaa
- the LOC103852739 gene encoding subtilisin-like protease SBT3.9, which translates to MQTPSVPGRSLYLNLIIVLALFASITMAESTGEASSEAKVHIIYTEKPTDEEPKDYHLRTLSSALGSEEAAKDALIYSYKEAASGFSAKLTPEQVTEISKQPGVIQVVPSQTYHLHKPVGAGFKLT; encoded by the exons ATGCAAACACCATCTGTTCCTGGAAGAAGTCTCTACCTCAACCTCATCATCGTCTTAGCGCTCTTTGCATCGATCACCATGGCTGAATCAACGGGAGAAGCATCGTCGGAAGCGAAGGTCCACATCATCTACACCGAGAAGCCCACCGATGAGGAACCTAAAGACTATCATCTCCGTACTCTCTCCTCCGCTCTCGGCAG TGAGGAAGCAGCAAAGGACGCTCTGATCTACAGTTACAAGGAAGCTGCTTCTGGTTTCTCAGCTAAGCTCACACCTGAGCAAGTCACCGAGATCTCCA AGCAACCAGGTGTGATTCAAGTTGTGCCGAGCCAGACCTACCATTTGCACAAACCTGTTGGTGCTGGTTTCAAGCTCACCTAA